DNA from Campylobacter lari:
ATAGAAAGTGAAAGTAATACAAAAATGCCTGCAAAAGTAATGATAATCCAAGGTTGTTGTAATAAACCTTGTACATTAGCCCCTGCAAGGCCTACTAAAGCACCTGCTATAGCATAAGCTAAAGACATAAAAAAGACATAGATAAAAGATAAATAAAAGCTATGTTTTTTAGATGGTTTGTCTTTGAGCTTCATTGCAATTAATGAAGAAAGAATAGGTATCATTGGTAAAATGCAAGGAGTAAATGCTAGTAATAAGCCATAACCAAAGAAAGTCAAAAGTGTGATAAATATATTTTGTGTGCTTAAATCATTAGCAATTTGCTCATCTTCGTTTTGCTTTTTAAATTGATCTTTAGTTGATTTTATAGTATAAATTCCATTTTGTTTATTAAGCTCATAATTTACATATACAGGACGATAGCATAAACCTTCTTCTGAACAACCTTGATAAGCTAGGGAAAGTTTTGCTTTGTTGTTTTTAATAAAATCATCTAATAATAATTGAGGTATGAAAAGTTCAAGTTGGCTAAAAATTACTTCTTTGTTTTCTCTAGTTTGAGTTTGTGGGAAATTTAATAAAGAAGTAATATCATTAGAGTCTAATTCTACTTTGATTTGATCTTTATAAAGATAAATTCTATCTGCAAGATTGATTTTTAAAAAAATTCCTTGATTATTGCTGTGAGTATTGAGTTTAAAGGCTTCATTGAGTGATAATACTCCATTATTAGCAAAAGCTAAATTTAAAAAAATAAAAAATACCGCTAAAAAACGCATTTTTCTCCTTGAAATTGAAAATTAAATTTGTTTTATTTTACTTATTTGTGGTAAATTTAAGTTAATAATTATCCTAAATTAAGGAGTTTGTTATGGATAAGGATAAATTTACTCTTATTAAAGTGAAAAAATCAACACTTGAGTATGAAAGCGAGCTTAGAAGATTACAAATTGAGCTTTTAAAATTTCAAAATCATGTCAAAGATAAAGGATTAAAAGTTTTGATTTTAATTGAAGGGCGTGATGCAGCAGGAAAAGGTGGTGCTATTAAAAGATTAATTGAACATTTAAATCCTAGAGGTTGTCGTGTGGTAGCACTTGAAAAACCAAGTGATGTGGAAAGAACTCAGTGGTATTTTCAGCGTTATGTGACACATTTGCCTGCAGCAGGAGAGATAGTAATTTTTGATAGATCTTGGTATAATAGAGCAGGGGTGGAACCTGTGATGGGCTTTTGTACTCCAAATGAGCATAAAAAATTCTTGCGTGAGGTGTCTTCTTTTGAAGAAATGCTACTTGATAGTGGAATTTTGTTTTTTAAATTTTATTTTTCAGTTTCCAAACAAGAGCAAAAAAGGCGTTTTGAGCAAAGGAGAACAGATCCGCTAAAACAATACAAACTTTCTGTTGTTGATGAAAAATCACAAGAATTATGGGATAAATACACTCTAGCAAAATATTCTATGCTTTTAGCTTCTAATACACCAAAATGTCCTTGGGTGATCATTAATTCAGATAGTAAAAAGAAAGCAAGGATAAATTTATTTAAATATCTACTTAATTCTTTAGAATATCCAAATAAAATTAAAAATAAGTATTTTAAATATGATAAAAAATTAGTCCGTAGCGGTGAGGAAGAAATTCGTAAGATGGAACTTAGTTTAAATGATGAAAAACTTAAAAAATTTGATAAAAAATAAAGGCTAGAATTGAATCATCTTTTTATAGTGCGTAATAAATTTAATGAGCATAAAAAAATCAGTCCAAAGGTGTTTGCTATTAATGCCTTTTTGCTAGCATTTTTATTGTTTTTATTTTTTTATTTATCTTTTTTAAGTGCTAGTTATAATTTTGATTTTATGGCAATTTATGAGTATAAAAACAAAATGATACAAGGTTTTTTTACGAGTTTTTTTATTAGTGTTTTGTCTTTGATTGTAGGTGTGATTTT
Protein-coding regions in this window:
- the ppk2 gene encoding polyphosphate kinase 2; amino-acid sequence: MDKDKFTLIKVKKSTLEYESELRRLQIELLKFQNHVKDKGLKVLILIEGRDAAGKGGAIKRLIEHLNPRGCRVVALEKPSDVERTQWYFQRYVTHLPAAGEIVIFDRSWYNRAGVEPVMGFCTPNEHKKFLREVSSFEEMLLDSGILFFKFYFSVSKQEQKRRFEQRRTDPLKQYKLSVVDEKSQELWDKYTLAKYSMLLASNTPKCPWVIINSDSKKKARINLFKYLLNSLEYPNKIKNKYFKYDKKLVRSGEEEIRKMELSLNDEKLKKFDKK